A genomic stretch from Anaerolinea thermophila UNI-1 includes:
- a CDS encoding M20 family peptidase — MLESLGILVLVLVLFFLAFLLIRTVLFGKVPPPVEQAELPEVDGNIVAEHLAAVLRHRTISESEGKPADPQTFYALHRELERLYPRVHATLRVDVVNRLSLLYTWKGRDEFLEPVLLAGHLDVVPVDPETRDAWKFPAFDGHIEDGAVWGRGALDTKNSVVAILEAVETLLKQGYQPKRTILLAFGHDEEIGGFQGAAQIAGRIQAYNARLAAVLDEGGAILSGGVVPGVSLPVALIGIAEKGYATLQLTVESSGGHSAMPPKHTGIGVLARAITRLENAPLPERLHMVHRMFEHLAPFLPFGLRLAFANLWLFRPLIARVLSANPRTNALIRTTTAVTMVQGGVKDNVLPARATAVVNFRLMPGDRVADVVAYARRVIADDAVQISLPQGGSWEASGVSPTDSPAYLGILQALGQVYPEAVSAPYLVAGATDARHYQAVCDQIYRLSPMLITPEELKTIHSENEHISIETLARMVQFYIQLIKIWGENG, encoded by the coding sequence ATGCTGGAAAGCTTGGGAATCCTTGTGCTGGTGCTGGTGCTGTTTTTTCTGGCGTTTCTGTTGATTCGCACCGTGCTTTTCGGTAAAGTTCCCCCGCCTGTTGAGCAAGCCGAACTTCCAGAGGTAGATGGCAACATTGTTGCCGAGCATCTTGCCGCCGTACTCCGCCACCGCACCATTTCCGAAAGCGAGGGAAAACCGGCAGACCCCCAAACCTTTTATGCATTGCATCGAGAACTGGAGCGCCTGTATCCGCGGGTGCATGCCACCTTGCGGGTGGATGTCGTCAATCGTCTGAGTTTGCTGTACACCTGGAAGGGCAGGGATGAATTCCTCGAGCCGGTGCTGTTGGCGGGTCACCTGGATGTGGTGCCGGTAGATCCCGAGACGCGCGATGCCTGGAAATTTCCAGCCTTTGATGGTCATATCGAGGATGGTGCAGTTTGGGGGCGCGGCGCGCTGGATACCAAAAACAGTGTGGTAGCGATTCTGGAGGCGGTAGAAACACTTTTGAAGCAGGGATACCAGCCCAAACGCACCATCCTGCTGGCATTCGGGCATGATGAGGAAATCGGCGGCTTTCAGGGGGCAGCGCAGATTGCCGGGCGCATTCAGGCATACAATGCCCGCCTTGCGGCGGTGCTGGACGAAGGCGGGGCGATTCTCAGCGGTGGGGTTGTCCCTGGAGTGAGCCTGCCCGTGGCGCTCATCGGCATTGCCGAAAAGGGGTATGCCACCCTGCAACTGACCGTCGAATCCTCTGGCGGGCATTCTGCCATGCCGCCCAAACACACCGGTATCGGGGTGCTGGCGCGGGCGATCACCCGCCTGGAAAACGCGCCTTTGCCGGAACGCCTGCACATGGTACACCGCATGTTCGAGCATCTGGCGCCGTTTCTGCCCTTTGGGCTGAGGCTGGCGTTTGCCAATCTGTGGCTTTTTCGTCCGCTGATTGCTCGCGTACTCTCGGCGAATCCGCGCACCAATGCGCTGATTCGTACCACCACCGCCGTGACCATGGTTCAGGGCGGTGTGAAGGACAACGTTCTGCCCGCGCGTGCGACTGCGGTGGTTAATTTCCGCCTGATGCCCGGCGACCGTGTGGCGGATGTGGTGGCATATGCCCGGCGGGTGATTGCCGATGATGCGGTGCAGATTTCCCTGCCGCAGGGCGGATCGTGGGAAGCCTCGGGGGTTTCACCCACCGATTCGCCTGCCTACCTGGGTATCCTTCAGGCGTTGGGGCAGGTGTATCCGGAAGCCGTCAGTGCGCCTTACCTGGTGGCGGGCGCCACCGATGCGCGGCACTATCAGGCGGTCTGCGATCAAATTTACCGTCTCAGTCCAATGCTCATCACGCCGGAGGAACTCAAGACCATTCACAGTGAAAATGAACATATTTCAATAGAGACACTGGCACGAATGGTGCAATTCTATATACAACTCATCAAGATTTGGGGAGAAAACGGGTAA
- a CDS encoding DUF6909 family protein, producing MERTVPSATSEEIKLYRATLYSLLRSTAEVSIRTLEEAHAGMNSLLHPHARDSQPDLSAFIYAMLRLPDCMPEVRSVILGQSQEVFQRHGYGNIETWQEVSARARRRRCFFDGQGTLACYIASRSDIEDILPALTAYQIEWNKMRLLLSSLPEGLSLEEAAVDPQRFLRLADALRLTVEDLGRLRTLWGSQFAAMLERIRAQKMNLGVRLLSGSLSAYQRATHLWWEHLESVCSQLGERPLYFISSNTHSLANLLSGYALRHEDEIARFIEQSSPELKNEWRDIQQGQVRSSRENFLYYALKKYQQSMAGAHSLHEQLEEEQSLGILRIPSERSFDLEAQVIDLSRLDPSRFDPRLQTGLDLTALRQSNALILNIDYPLGLAAYHLLSKIAEQAIQILGVYIMGKAATLNARRGDVMIPSVVQDEHSHNTYLFRNCFTAADVTPYLVYGSVLDNQKAVCVLGTFLQNARIMDVFYREGYADIEMEAGPYLSAVYEMSRPKRHPVDELVNLSDLPFDLGILHYASDTPLSKGQNLGAGTLSYYGMDSTYATTIAIARRIFQQEILRLG from the coding sequence ATGGAACGAACCGTACCCAGTGCCACCAGTGAAGAGATTAAACTCTATCGAGCCACGCTGTATTCGCTTCTGCGCTCTACTGCAGAAGTGTCCATCCGCACGCTTGAAGAAGCCCATGCGGGGATGAATTCCCTGCTACACCCCCACGCCCGCGATTCTCAGCCGGATCTCTCGGCGTTCATCTACGCCATGCTGCGCCTGCCCGATTGTATGCCCGAGGTGCGCTCGGTGATTCTCGGGCAGAGCCAGGAAGTCTTCCAGCGCCACGGCTACGGTAACATTGAAACCTGGCAGGAAGTTTCTGCCCGCGCCCGGCGGCGGCGCTGTTTCTTCGATGGTCAGGGGACGCTGGCATGCTACATCGCCTCGCGCTCGGATATTGAGGATATTCTACCTGCTTTGACGGCATATCAAATTGAATGGAACAAGATGCGCCTTTTGCTGTCTTCCCTGCCGGAAGGGCTTTCTCTGGAAGAAGCGGCAGTAGATCCTCAGCGATTCCTGCGCCTGGCGGATGCTCTGCGCCTGACGGTGGAAGACCTGGGACGCCTGCGGACTTTGTGGGGCAGTCAGTTTGCCGCCATGCTGGAGCGCATCCGCGCGCAGAAGATGAACCTGGGGGTGCGTTTGCTCTCCGGCTCGCTGAGTGCCTATCAGCGCGCCACCCACTTGTGGTGGGAGCATCTGGAATCGGTTTGTTCGCAACTGGGCGAACGCCCGTTGTACTTCATTTCCAGCAACACCCATAGCCTTGCCAATCTGCTTTCCGGGTATGCCCTGCGCCATGAGGATGAGATTGCCCGTTTCATCGAACAATCCAGCCCGGAACTGAAGAATGAATGGCGTGATATTCAGCAGGGGCAGGTGCGTTCCAGTCGCGAGAATTTTCTGTACTATGCCCTGAAGAAGTATCAGCAGAGCATGGCAGGGGCGCATTCCCTGCATGAGCAACTGGAAGAAGAGCAGTCTCTGGGTATTTTGCGCATTCCTTCCGAGCGCTCATTCGACCTGGAAGCCCAGGTGATTGACCTGTCCCGCCTGGACCCTTCCCGCTTTGACCCACGCTTGCAGACCGGCTTGGACTTGACCGCCCTGCGTCAGAGCAACGCGCTCATCCTGAACATTGATTATCCGCTGGGGCTGGCGGCGTATCACCTGCTTTCCAAGATTGCCGAGCAAGCCATCCAGATTCTCGGGGTCTACATCATGGGCAAAGCCGCCACGCTCAATGCCCGCCGCGGGGATGTGATGATTCCATCGGTGGTACAGGATGAGCATTCTCACAATACTTACCTTTTCCGCAACTGTTTCACCGCCGCTGATGTCACTCCCTATCTGGTTTATGGCTCGGTGCTGGATAATCAGAAAGCGGTGTGTGTGCTGGGAACGTTCCTGCAGAACGCTCGTATTATGGATGTGTTTTACCGCGAGGGGTATGCCGATATTGAAATGGAAGCCGGACCGTATCTTTCGGCAGTGTACGAGATGTCGCGTCCCAAACGTCATCCGGTGGATGAACTGGTCAATCTGAGCGATTTACCCTTTGACCTGGGGATTCTCCACTATGCTTCGGATACGCCTCTGAGCAAGGGACAAAATCTGGGCGCGGGGACGCTCTCCTACTACGGCATGGACTCAACCTACGCCACCACCATCGCCATTGCGCGGCGCATCTTCCAGCAGGAAATACTCCGCCTGGGATGA
- the glgX gene encoding glycogen debranching protein GlgX yields MLAILPGRSFPLGATVFPKGVNFSLYSRGSTRVELLLFNSADDAKPADVIPLDPHKNHTFHYWHVFVPGLKAGQIYAYRVDGPYKPEKGLRFDPTKILLDPYGKAVVFPRHYDRKAACQPGDNTPYALKNVVVDTSAYDWNGDYPLHRPFARSVIYEMHLAGFTRHPNSGVTEEKRGTFAGLIEKIPYLVELGITAVELLPVYAFDPLDAPPGLSNYWGYSPISFFALHPFYSSRKDPQGVMDEFRDMVKMLHRAGIEVILDVVYNHTTENGAEGPTLSFRGLANDVYYMLDPKDRSRYVNYTGTGNTLNTNHPVVRRMILDSLRYWVSEMHVDGFRFDLASILSRDEHGNPVPNPPVLLDIENDPYLAGTKLIAEAWDAAGLYQVGNFVGDRWREWNGKFRDDIRRWVRGDIGSIYAFPNRMLASPDLYGHEEKEPDQSINFITCHDGFTLNDLVTYEQKHNEANGEGNRDGHNENLSCNHGVEGPSKDPEIEALRERQIKNFFAYALLALGAPMIQMGDEVRRTQRGNNNAYCQDNEISWFDWSLVEKHADLLRFVRELIRFRLHFASDPEDDFKSLSQILQEARITLHGTHLNQPDWSPHSHSLAMTVSNGGGKRFIHMIFNAYHDPLTFELPALANGGRWRRVLDTSQPSPDDLIPPFRAPRVHSTHYRAEGRSVVVLVADLDEN; encoded by the coding sequence ATGCTGGCTATTCTTCCCGGTCGTAGTTTTCCACTTGGCGCAACGGTTTTCCCCAAGGGTGTCAATTTCAGTCTTTACTCCCGTGGGAGTACACGGGTTGAATTGCTGTTGTTCAACTCCGCCGACGATGCCAAACCGGCAGATGTCATTCCCCTGGATCCGCACAAAAATCACACTTTCCATTACTGGCATGTGTTTGTTCCCGGACTGAAAGCAGGACAAATCTATGCTTACCGTGTAGATGGTCCTTACAAGCCAGAAAAAGGTCTGCGTTTCGACCCCACAAAAATCCTGCTCGACCCATATGGGAAAGCAGTGGTATTTCCACGACATTACGACCGAAAAGCGGCGTGTCAGCCGGGAGATAACACCCCCTACGCGCTGAAAAATGTGGTGGTGGATACCTCTGCCTATGACTGGAACGGCGATTACCCCCTGCACCGCCCATTCGCCCGTTCGGTGATTTACGAGATGCACCTGGCAGGTTTCACCCGTCACCCCAATTCGGGCGTAACAGAGGAGAAACGGGGAACTTTTGCGGGATTGATTGAAAAAATCCCCTATCTGGTGGAACTGGGCATCACAGCAGTAGAACTTCTGCCCGTGTACGCCTTTGACCCGCTGGATGCGCCCCCCGGATTAAGCAACTACTGGGGGTACAGCCCCATTTCCTTCTTTGCCTTGCATCCATTCTACAGTTCCCGTAAAGACCCGCAGGGCGTGATGGACGAATTCCGCGACATGGTGAAGATGCTTCACCGCGCCGGCATCGAGGTCATTCTGGATGTGGTGTACAACCACACCACCGAAAACGGCGCCGAAGGTCCTACGCTCTCGTTCCGCGGGCTTGCCAACGACGTGTACTACATGCTCGACCCCAAAGACCGCTCGCGCTACGTCAACTACACCGGCACGGGCAACACCCTCAACACCAACCATCCGGTGGTGAGGCGCATGATTCTGGACAGTCTGCGCTACTGGGTGTCCGAGATGCACGTGGATGGTTTCCGTTTTGACCTTGCCTCGATTCTCTCCCGCGATGAACACGGTAACCCAGTGCCCAACCCGCCCGTCCTGCTGGATATTGAAAACGACCCCTATCTGGCGGGCACAAAACTCATTGCCGAGGCATGGGATGCAGCCGGCTTGTATCAGGTAGGCAACTTCGTCGGCGACCGCTGGCGCGAGTGGAACGGAAAATTCCGCGATGATATCCGCCGCTGGGTGCGCGGCGATATCGGCAGCATCTACGCCTTCCCCAATCGCATGCTTGCCAGCCCCGACCTGTACGGGCATGAAGAAAAAGAACCCGACCAGAGTATCAACTTCATTACCTGCCACGACGGCTTCACCCTCAACGACCTGGTGACCTACGAGCAGAAGCACAACGAAGCCAACGGCGAGGGCAACCGCGACGGGCATAACGAAAACCTGTCCTGCAATCATGGCGTGGAAGGCCCATCCAAAGATCCCGAAATCGAAGCCCTGCGCGAACGGCAAATCAAGAACTTCTTTGCCTACGCGCTGCTGGCACTGGGCGCGCCGATGATTCAAATGGGCGACGAAGTGCGCCGCACCCAGCGCGGCAACAATAACGCTTACTGTCAGGATAACGAAATTTCCTGGTTCGACTGGTCTCTGGTGGAAAAGCACGCCGACCTTTTGCGCTTTGTGCGGGAATTAATCCGCTTCCGCCTGCACTTTGCCTCTGATCCAGAGGACGATTTCAAATCGCTCTCGCAGATTTTGCAGGAAGCGCGCATCACCCTGCACGGCACTCACCTCAATCAACCCGATTGGAGTCCGCACTCCCACTCGCTGGCGATGACGGTGAGCAACGGCGGCGGCAAGCGCTTCATCCATATGATTTTCAACGCCTACCACGACCCGTTGACCTTTGAACTGCCGGCGCTTGCCAACGGCGGGCGCTGGCGGCGTGTGCTGGATACCAGCCAGCCTTCCCCTGATGATTTAATTCCCCCCTTCCGCGCGCCCCGCGTTCATTCCACCCACTACCGCGCCGAAGGACGCTCGGTGGTGGTGCTGGTAGCGGACCTGGACGAAAACTAA
- a CDS encoding gamma-glutamyltransferase family protein, with product MESNLFEFTSRRSPVISRYGIVAASQPLAVAAGLKVLSMGGNAADAAVATAAALAVTEPGSTGLGGDAFCLYYEASTRKVYALNGSGRAPAALTLERLEAEGFGQTLPRFHPYTITVPGACAAWCDTVERFGRLPLLKVLGPAVELAHEGFPVAPQTAYLWQRAATSQLASAVNGLELTLNGRGPRAGEIFRNPGLAQALTMIAIEGKDAFYRGAIAHAIVEVVREAGGCLTLEDLAAHESTWEEPISVTYHGVHFWECPPNGQGIAALLALNLLETYDLHRLDALSPERLHLLIEAMRLAFADARHYVADPVFARIPLEELLSKEYAGERRKLIDPARANPAVRHGVPFASSDTVYLAVVDAQGNACSFINSNYMGFGTGIVPRGWGFSLQNRGHNFSLIPGHPNQVAPFKRPYHTIIPAMATREEDNSLFACYGVMGGFMQPQGHLQVAVALVDDQLDPQAALDRPRFCIEPDESGSVVALEEGIPVKTMAALADRGHHVRPVSGVGRTLFGRGQVIYRDPEQGVLWAGSDPRADGCAMTLGSS from the coding sequence ATGGAGAGCAATTTGTTTGAATTTACTTCCCGTCGTTCGCCGGTGATCAGCCGGTATGGAATCGTGGCGGCTTCTCAGCCGCTTGCCGTGGCTGCAGGGTTGAAGGTGCTTTCCATGGGGGGCAATGCCGCTGATGCCGCCGTAGCAACTGCCGCCGCGCTTGCCGTGACCGAGCCGGGCAGTACCGGTTTGGGGGGCGATGCCTTTTGCCTGTACTACGAAGCCAGTACCCGCAAGGTATATGCCCTCAATGGCTCGGGACGTGCTCCCGCCGCGCTGACGCTGGAACGCCTCGAAGCCGAAGGGTTTGGGCAAACCCTGCCGCGTTTCCATCCCTACACCATCACCGTGCCGGGGGCGTGTGCCGCCTGGTGCGATACGGTGGAGCGTTTTGGCCGCTTGCCGTTGCTCAAAGTGCTGGGTCCGGCAGTGGAACTGGCTCATGAGGGCTTTCCGGTAGCCCCGCAGACGGCTTACCTGTGGCAGCGTGCCGCCACATCCCAACTGGCGTCGGCGGTGAACGGCCTGGAATTGACCCTTAACGGGCGCGGTCCGCGTGCCGGTGAGATTTTCCGCAACCCCGGGCTGGCGCAAGCCCTGACCATGATTGCCATTGAAGGCAAGGATGCCTTCTACCGCGGCGCGATTGCTCATGCCATCGTCGAGGTAGTGCGCGAAGCCGGTGGATGCCTGACGCTCGAAGACCTGGCGGCGCATGAAAGTACCTGGGAAGAACCTATCAGCGTGACGTATCACGGCGTGCACTTTTGGGAATGCCCGCCCAACGGGCAGGGCATTGCCGCTCTGCTGGCGTTGAACCTGCTGGAAACCTATGATCTGCACCGCCTGGATGCGCTTTCGCCGGAGCGATTGCATCTGCTCATTGAAGCCATGCGTCTGGCGTTTGCCGATGCCCGCCATTACGTGGCAGACCCCGTGTTTGCCCGCATTCCATTAGAAGAATTGCTCTCCAAAGAGTACGCCGGGGAACGCCGCAAGTTGATTGACCCGGCACGTGCCAACCCGGCAGTCCGCCACGGCGTGCCGTTTGCTTCCAGCGATACGGTCTATCTGGCGGTGGTGGATGCGCAGGGCAACGCCTGTTCGTTCATCAACAGCAATTACATGGGTTTTGGCACGGGCATTGTGCCGCGCGGCTGGGGCTTCAGTTTACAGAATCGCGGGCATAATTTCAGCCTGATTCCCGGTCATCCCAATCAGGTGGCGCCTTTCAAGCGTCCTTACCACACCATCATCCCGGCAATGGCAACCCGCGAAGAAGATAACAGCCTCTTTGCCTGTTACGGGGTGATGGGCGGGTTCATGCAGCCTCAGGGGCATTTGCAGGTGGCGGTGGCTCTGGTGGACGATCAATTGGACCCGCAGGCGGCGCTGGACCGCCCGCGCTTCTGCATCGAACCCGATGAAAGCGGCAGTGTGGTGGCGCTGGAAGAGGGCATCCCGGTCAAGACTATGGCGGCGCTGGCGGACCGCGGTCACCACGTTCGCCCGGTCAGCGGCGTGGGGCGCACTCTGTTCGGACGCGGACAGGTCATTTACCGCGATCCTGAGCAGGGGGTGCTGTGGGCGGGTTCGGACCCGCGCGCCGATGGCTGTGCCATGACTCTGGGGTCGTCTTGA
- the uvrC gene encoding excinuclease ABC subunit UvrC produces MKPISEHLQQILDNLPTRPGCYIYKNEAGEVIYVGKAVNLRNRVRSYFNESPKDFKTRQLVRHIAHIDWIVVESELEALILEMNLIKKYRPRYNIRLKDDKRYPYIKVHWAAPFPKVTVTRQMVQDGSRYFGPYTSVWAVHQTLDVLRRIFPYLTCDREITGKDARACLYYDIKLCAAPCIGAIGQAEYRRMIEDLCDFLQGRTEPIVTRLQKEMEDAAEALQFERAAAIRDQIFAIEKIVEKQRVISSKQMDSDVIAIARANGEACVQIFFIRSGKLIGREYFILEGTHEEQEAEIVSQFIKQFYSEAATLPDQVLLPHEVEEAQIIEQWLKSRRGGEKVQLVVPGHGEERELVEMATENAIETLAALRAQWEADTNKQQQALAEIQQALNLPAPPNKIECFDISNTQGTATVASMVVFEQGVPSKKNYRHFNIRSVQGPDDFASMEEALTRRFKRWQAAQEGQFEPGAKLDPAFTILPDLLIVDGGKGQLSRAVKVLESFGLLGKVPVVGLAKQNEELFLPERSESILLPRHSQGLYLLQRIRDEAHRFAITAHRKQRTKQGMASVLDSIPGIGPARRRWLLQHFGSLEAIRQASLEELTAAPGITKELAQKIKEHLE; encoded by the coding sequence ATGAAGCCGATTTCTGAGCACCTTCAGCAAATTTTAGATAACCTTCCCACGCGTCCCGGTTGTTACATCTACAAGAACGAAGCCGGAGAAGTGATTTACGTGGGTAAGGCGGTCAATCTGCGCAATCGGGTGCGCTCATACTTCAACGAAAGTCCTAAAGATTTCAAGACCCGTCAACTGGTGCGGCACATCGCTCACATTGACTGGATTGTGGTGGAAAGCGAACTCGAGGCGTTGATCCTCGAGATGAACCTGATTAAAAAGTACCGCCCGCGCTACAACATCCGCCTGAAGGATGATAAGCGCTACCCTTACATCAAAGTCCACTGGGCGGCGCCATTTCCCAAAGTGACCGTGACCCGTCAGATGGTGCAGGACGGCTCGCGCTATTTTGGACCCTACACCAGCGTGTGGGCGGTGCATCAGACGCTGGATGTCCTGCGGCGCATCTTCCCCTACCTCACCTGCGACCGCGAAATCACTGGCAAGGATGCCCGTGCCTGCCTGTATTACGACATCAAACTGTGCGCCGCGCCGTGCATCGGCGCGATTGGGCAGGCGGAATACCGCCGGATGATTGAAGACCTGTGCGACTTCCTGCAGGGGCGCACCGAACCCATCGTTACCCGCCTGCAGAAAGAGATGGAAGACGCCGCCGAAGCTCTGCAATTTGAGCGCGCCGCCGCCATCCGCGACCAGATTTTTGCCATCGAAAAAATTGTGGAGAAACAGCGGGTTATCTCCAGCAAACAGATGGACTCGGATGTCATTGCCATTGCCCGCGCCAACGGCGAAGCCTGCGTGCAGATTTTCTTCATCCGTTCGGGCAAGTTAATTGGGCGCGAATACTTCATCCTGGAAGGCACGCACGAAGAGCAGGAAGCCGAAATCGTTTCCCAGTTCATCAAGCAGTTCTACTCCGAAGCGGCAACCCTGCCCGATCAGGTGCTTTTACCTCACGAGGTGGAAGAAGCTCAAATCATCGAGCAATGGCTGAAGTCCCGCCGTGGCGGCGAAAAGGTGCAACTGGTGGTGCCGGGTCATGGCGAGGAACGCGAACTGGTGGAGATGGCAACCGAAAACGCCATCGAGACCCTTGCCGCCCTGCGGGCGCAGTGGGAAGCCGATACCAACAAGCAACAGCAAGCCCTGGCAGAGATTCAGCAAGCCCTTAACCTGCCCGCGCCGCCCAACAAAATCGAATGTTTCGACATCTCCAATACCCAGGGCACGGCGACCGTTGCCAGCATGGTGGTCTTTGAGCAGGGTGTGCCCAGCAAAAAGAACTATCGCCACTTCAACATCCGCTCGGTGCAGGGACCGGACGACTTTGCCAGCATGGAAGAAGCCCTCACCCGGCGCTTCAAGCGCTGGCAGGCGGCGCAGGAAGGACAGTTTGAACCCGGTGCCAAACTGGACCCGGCGTTTACCATCCTGCCCGACTTGCTCATCGTGGACGGCGGCAAGGGACAGTTGAGCCGCGCGGTCAAGGTGCTGGAATCCTTTGGTTTGCTGGGAAAAGTGCCGGTGGTGGGGCTTGCCAAGCAGAACGAGGAACTCTTCCTGCCCGAGCGCAGTGAGTCCATCCTTCTGCCGCGCCATTCTCAGGGGCTGTACCTGCTCCAGCGCATCCGCGACGAAGCCCACCGTTTTGCCATCACCGCGCACCGCAAACAGCGCACCAAGCAGGGCATGGCAAGCGTGCTGGATTCGATCCCCGGGATTGGTCCGGCGCGCCGCCGCTGGCTGTTACAGCACTTTGGCTCGCTGGAAGCCATCCGTCAAGCCAGTCTGGAAGAGTTAACCGCCGCGCCGGGCATCACGAAGGAACTGGCGCAGAAAATCAAGGAACATCTGGAATAA
- a CDS encoding heme o synthase has protein sequence MFANNSLNPVKRFRLLIGLALILTLALMTAGTILRLNNGAQACPDYPTCYGSFALPADPTQAASMIHRGLAGASFLSLLGALGIASRHLRHQRALWLSTLAATVLFLIQIPLGAVLVFGIWGRLISALHFLLSMLALAALTSALALTWLPSAESPLRLRFASPFARLTLWSTAAGLVLLISGALVSALDAGQACPTFPVCLPAEPLGWLALAHRSVMLITGVLLSLQFRRAWRSQRSQTLTLPAVTAGFVLFFGQGLMGALMVLRGFPVELAGVHALAAAGWVAANTLAVLGVGLAGRTTEEETAEAQETLPLRQRLGDFYRLNKPVIVLLLLVTTYAGMVVGGKRLPSLELTFWTMLGGALAAGGASALNQYIDREVDKAMQRTAKRPIPSGRMKPAEGLAYGIAACLTAFFLLAGFVNLLAALLSLAGMVYYVVLYSLWLKHATVQNIVIGGGAGAIPPLVGWAAATGSLNIPSLFLFAIIFFWTPPHFWALALVRRNDYARGGVPMLPVVRGEMETRKQVFVYTLELVGLTLLVPLFNLAGSIYLISALVLGLWLIGVAWRVLKQGGNKIAWTMYRTSSMYLAFLFLAMVIDVLV, from the coding sequence ATGTTCGCAAACAACTCTCTCAACCCCGTTAAACGCTTCCGTCTGCTCATCGGTCTGGCGCTGATTCTCACACTGGCGCTGATGACCGCAGGCACGATTCTGCGCCTGAACAACGGCGCACAAGCCTGCCCGGACTACCCCACCTGCTACGGCTCGTTTGCCCTGCCCGCTGACCCCACCCAAGCCGCCTCGATGATTCATCGCGGGCTGGCAGGGGCATCTTTCCTCTCCCTGCTGGGCGCGCTGGGCATAGCCAGTCGGCATCTGCGCCATCAGCGCGCACTCTGGCTCTCCACGCTGGCTGCCACCGTGCTGTTCCTGATTCAAATTCCACTGGGAGCGGTACTGGTCTTTGGCATTTGGGGCAGACTGATTTCTGCCCTGCACTTCCTGCTCTCCATGCTGGCGCTGGCGGCGCTGACCTCTGCGCTGGCGCTGACCTGGTTGCCGTCTGCAGAATCTCCCCTGAGACTGCGCTTTGCCTCACCGTTTGCCCGTCTGACTCTTTGGAGTACCGCGGCTGGACTGGTGTTGCTGATCAGCGGGGCGCTGGTGAGCGCGCTGGATGCAGGACAAGCCTGCCCGACCTTCCCTGTCTGCCTGCCCGCTGAACCGCTGGGCTGGCTGGCGCTGGCTCACCGCTCGGTAATGCTGATCACCGGCGTACTTTTAAGCCTGCAATTCCGGCGAGCATGGCGTTCTCAGCGCAGTCAAACCCTCACCCTGCCTGCGGTGACGGCAGGCTTTGTGCTGTTCTTCGGTCAGGGTCTGATGGGAGCCTTGATGGTCCTGCGTGGCTTTCCAGTAGAACTGGCGGGCGTGCATGCGCTTGCCGCGGCTGGCTGGGTTGCCGCCAACACCCTCGCCGTGCTGGGGGTCGGGCTGGCGGGACGCACCACTGAAGAGGAAACTGCCGAAGCCCAGGAAACCCTGCCCCTGCGCCAGCGGCTGGGGGATTTTTACCGCCTGAACAAGCCGGTCATCGTTCTGCTGTTACTGGTGACCACTTACGCGGGCATGGTGGTGGGCGGCAAGCGTCTGCCCTCGCTGGAACTAACCTTTTGGACCATGCTGGGGGGTGCGCTTGCGGCGGGCGGAGCCAGCGCACTGAACCAGTACATTGACCGCGAGGTGGACAAAGCCATGCAGAGAACCGCCAAACGCCCCATCCCCTCCGGGCGTATGAAGCCTGCCGAAGGGCTGGCGTACGGCATTGCCGCCTGTCTGACGGCGTTTTTCCTGCTGGCAGGGTTTGTCAACCTGCTGGCGGCACTGCTCTCGCTGGCGGGGATGGTGTATTACGTGGTGCTGTACAGTTTATGGCTCAAACATGCCACCGTGCAGAACATCGTCATCGGCGGCGGCGCGGGAGCAATTCCCCCGCTGGTGGGTTGGGCGGCGGCGACGGGCAGTCTGAATATCCCCTCGCTGTTCCTGTTTGCCATCATCTTCTTCTGGACCCCCCCGCACTTCTGGGCGCTGGCGCTGGTGCGCCGCAACGATTACGCCCGCGGCGGTGTGCCCATGTTGCCGGTGGTGCGCGGTGAAATGGAAACCCGCAAACAGGTGTTCGTCTATACCCTGGAACTGGTCGGGCTGACCCTGCTCGTCCCGCTCTTCAACCTGGCAGGCAGTATCTACCTGATTTCCGCGCTGGTGCTGGGCTTGTGGCTCATCGGCGTGGCGTGGCGCGTGCTGAAGCAGGGCGGCAACAAAATCGCCTGGACGATGTACCGCACTTCCAGCATGTACCTGGCGTTCCTCTTCCTGGCAATGGTCATTGACGTGCTGGTGTAA